Proteins encoded together in one Pseudorca crassidens isolate mPseCra1 chromosome 17, mPseCra1.hap1, whole genome shotgun sequence window:
- the C17H8orf33 gene encoding UPF0488 protein C8orf33 homolog: MAAPGHPARETSAAPGHPTCSDAASRAKKQKKKKKTRNGASAANGGGKATESPASEEAPLSAEAQAEQLARELAWCVEKLELGLKMQRPTPKQKEQALGAIRTLRSRRTPLPRKRQLMHSLFGDYRAQMEAEWCVALRALRTAAHSVQVQPVGEAARKKSQRVCRPRLTGRAKDTRDTPDEEFRFNFF; the protein is encoded by the exons ATGGCG GCTCCAGGACATCCTGCTCGGGAGACATCGGCAGCCCCAG GGCACCCTACGTGCAGTGACGCTGCCTCCAGGgccaagaaacaaaagaagaagaagaaaacccgGAATGGGGCCTCTGCGGCGAATGGAGGCGGGAAAGCCACAGAATCGCCGGCCTCAGAGGAAGCCCCCCTAAGTGCGGAGGCCCAG GCGGAGCAGCTGGCCCGGGAACTGGCCTGGTGCGTGGAAAAGCTGGAGCTGGGGCTGAAGATGCAGAGACCCACCCCTAAGCAGA AAGAGCAAGCTCTTGGGGCAATCCGAACCCTGCGCAGCCGAAGAACCCCCCTGCCCCGGAAGAGGCAGCTGATGCACTCCTTGTTCGGGGACTACAGGGCTCAGATGGAAGCCGAGTGGTGCGTGGCCCTGCGGGCTCTCAGAACTG CTGCCCACTCAGTCCAGGTGCAGCCTGTAGGTGAGGCCGCCAGAAAGAAGAGCCAAAGGGTCTGCAGGCCTCGTCTAACAGGGAGAGCCAAGGACACCCGAGACACTCCTGATGAAGAGTTTAGGTTCAATTTCTTTTAG